The nucleotide window TCTCGGAAATCTAAGTGCGATTGGACCATCATCATAATTCAATGCAGTATAAACCATATGTTGCCCTTCATTTTCGTCTTTTGGCATCATTAAGACAATATTTGGTACGTGCCTTAAAAAGGCAATATCAAAAACACCCTGGTGTGTTTCCCCATCAGCCCCAACTAGACCAGCACGGTCAATTCCAATAAAAACATTTAAATTTTGCCTGCAGATATCGTGGACAACCTGGTCATAGGCTCGTTGTAAAAACGTAGAGTAAATGGCTAAAAAAGGCTTCATCTTTTGGGTAGCTAAACCTGCCGCAACGGTTGCAGCATGCTGTTCGGCAATCCCAACATCATACATTCGATCAGGGAACTCACTTGCAAAGCCTTCAAGCTTTGAACCCACTGGCATTGCCGGAGTAATCGCTACAATTCGTTCGTCGCTTCTTGCCAGCTTTCGGACTGTTTCACTTACTAAACTGCTCCATGCTGGCGGCTGTTTTTTAGCAGGTTTAACAAAATCACCGGTATCGATCTTATAGGGGCCTGTTCCGTGCCACGTACCTGTTTTATCACTTTCTGCCGGTTGATACCCTTTCCCCTTTTTGGTAATCACATGGAGGAGAACGGGGCCCTCCGTCTTTTTAGCATAACTAAGGTTCTCAAATAACGCATCATAATTATGACCATCAATCGGTCCTAAATATGTAAAACCTAATTCTTCAAAAAACATCCCTGAAACGACTAAGTACTTTAAGCTATCCTTTATCCGTTCTGCAGTTGCCGCAAGCTTACCGCCAACAGCAGGCACTTTTTTCAATAATACTTCAAGTTCATCTTTTACCCATTGATATTTCCCGGCCGTGCGCAATTGACCAAGAATATTATGAACAGCCCCAACATTAGGAGCAATGGACATTTCATTATCGTTTAATATAACGATCATATCTTTTTTCTCATGGCCAATGTGATTTAAGGCTTCTAATGCCATTCCACCTGTTAAGGCACCATCCCCAATCACCGGTACTACAAAGGACTTTTCCTTTTTTAAGTCTCTGGCAATGGCCATCCCCATCGCAGCTGAAAGGGATGTAGAGCTGTGTCCTGTTTCCCAAACATCATGCTCGCTTTCAATCCGCTTCGGAAAACCGCAAAGCCCCTTAAATTGTCTTAAGGAATCAAATTCACGAGCCCTGCCTGTTAATATTTTATGAACATAGGATTGATGGCCTACATCCCAAATAATTTTATCCTTTGGACTATCAAAACATTTATGTAATGCAATGGTTAATTCAACAACACCCAAATTAGGGCCAATATGGCCGCCTGTCACTGACAGTTTCTCAACTAAGAATTGGCGAATTTCTTGACTCAACACTTCCAATTCTTTATTCGACATCCTCTTTAAGAAGGATGGGTCCTTTATTGATAATAAATCCATTTTGGACCACTCACTTTCATACATTTTGAAAAAATAGCCGCTAACACAATTTGTGATAACGGCATTCACAACGTTCTCTACATTGAAAACGATTATATCATACTACATTCATTACCTCAAACAGCCATCATTAATGGTCTCTTGAAGCAACTAATTCCGTTATTTCTCTTAGCAAATTCGTCATTATACCTGTCTTTTTAAGATATTCTTCTGACAGGTTGATTTGATTATGTAAAGCAGCCCTTGCCCCATCCATAGATAACAATTGTGGATAGGTACTTTTGTGGTTTATCGTATCGCTCCCAACAGGCTTTCCGATTAATTGTGGATTTCCGATCAAATCTAGAATATCATCCTGTATTTGAAATGCAAGTCCAAGATGATGGGCAAACCCTGATAGATGGTTTAATTGGACTTGACTAGCACCCGCCAGAATTGCACCTGCAATCACACTAAATCTAAGCAGCTTGCCCGTTTTATGAATATGTATATACTCAAGTTCCTTTAGGGTGAGATTCTTTCCTTCTCCCTCCATATCGGCAACTTGTCCGCCCACCATTCCTTCAGTTCCTGCAGCTTTTGCCATTTCAACTACTAATTTTATTTTCTTATCAGCTGAAGCAAACTCATTTGGAAGCAACCCGATTACTTCAAAACTATAGGTTAATAAGGCATCTCCGGCTAATATAGCAATGGCATCTCCAAAAACCTTATGATTGGTTGGCTTTCCTCTTCTTAAATCGTCATTATCCATACTTGGCAGGTCATCATGGATTAAAGAGTAGGTATGGATCATTTCTATTGCAGCCGCAACAGGCAGTCCTTTTTTGGGATCAATTCCAAATGCGTCTAAGGTTGCAAATAGCAATAAAGGGCGGATTCTCTTTCCACCTGCTTCAAGGGAATAAATCATGGATTCCTTAATAATAGAAGGAGCATCCAGCTTTTCAACTAGTGCACGGAGCTCCGAATCTAACAGATGTTTATATTCTTGTGCAAATGCGTCCAGTAACCCGGTTTCCACGTTTTATTCCTCCTCAATAGAAAAACTCTCCGTCCGTCCATCCTCCGTAATGATTTGCGTCAGTTGTTCTTCCACACTTTTTAATTTATCGTGACAAAGTTTAGATAGTTCCATTCCATCTTTATAAAAAAGTATCGCCTTTTCTAATGGAACGTCACCTTCTTCAAGCTTTTCTACGATTTGTTCCAACTTTACCATTGCTTCTTCAAACGTTATGGTGCTTTCATTGGTCACTATTTTCTCTCTCCTTTATTTTCTCCACCTTACAGAAAAGGCTGCCATCCGTTAATTGAATCTGGACTTGCTCATTTTCTTTAACCTGTTTCACACTTTTCACCAGACGGTTATCTTCGGAGTACGCTAAACTAAAACCGCGCTCCATTATTTTTAGAGGACTCAATGCCTGTAAGGTCGAAAGGATTCGATCGAAGTCAGTTTGTTTTTTTGAAAGTATCTGAAGCATAGAACGTTTCATGTCTTTTTGTGTACGATCAAAATTAATTTTTGCCTTGCTTAGTGCTTGGTCTGGATGGTTTCGCTGTAACCGTTTATGGAGGACCTCATGCTGATCTTTTTTCAGTATCGATAAACGAGAGGTTCCGCGAACGAGCATTTCTGTTAGTTTATCTAGCTGTTCAAGCTTTTGTTCATATAGCCGGTGAGGATAGCGAAAGGCATAAGACTTTTGAACTCGATGTAGGCGTTCCTTTTCAAACTGAAACTTTCCGTTCATCGCACGGAGTAGGCGGGTTTGCCGCTGCAGAATCCTATCCATTAACTCATCCAAATGCGGGACCGCAAGTTCAGCAGCTCCTGTTGGGGTTGGGGCACGTAAATCCGCTACAAAATCAGCAATCGTAAAATCGGTTTCATGTCCAACTGCTGAGATAATAGGGATCTTCGAGGCAAAAATGGCGCGGGCCGTCAGTTCCTCATTAAAAGCCCACAGTTCCTCAATGGATCCTCCACCGCGACCGACAATCAAAACATCAATTTCCTTCATATTATTTGCCTTTTCAATTGCTTTAACAATGGAGGGGGCTGCGTTATCGCCTTGGACTAGAGCTGGAAATACAAGAACAGTAGCGATGGGATATCGTCTTTTGATGGTTGTGATCACATCCCTAATTGCTGCACCAGTTGGTGAGGTTATAACACCAACAGTCCTTGGATACATTGGGATGGCCTGTTTTGCTTCCTGCGCAAATAAACCTTCCGCTTCAAGCTTTTGCTTTAATTGTTCATAGGCTAAGAATAATTCGCCAATTCCGTCAGGCTGCATTTCTTTTATGTAAATTTGATATTGACCGCTGGGCTCGTAAACAGTGATATCCCCTTTTACAATCACCTTCATACCGTTTTCTGGAGAAAATTTCATAAAGCGCGATTGACTGGCAAACATCACGGCAAGAATTCGGGCTTTTTCATCCTTTAAGGTAAAATACATATGTCCACTCGAATGCTGTTTGAAATTTGAAATTTCTCCTCTTACATGAATATCGCGTAAATGTGGATCAGCATCAAATTTTCTTTTTATGTATTTGGTTAGGGCATTTACTGATAGATATCTTTGCTCCTGCATAACTAATTCCTCTTTTCAACCATTCAACGAATACAGTGGATGCCCTATTAGGGACATCCACAATAAGCAATTTATATACGAGCAAAACTTTCAGCAGCGGATTTTAGTGTATTGTACATTAACATCGTAATGGTCATCGGGCCGACTCCTTTTGGAACTGGAGTAATATACCCTGCTTTTTCAGATACTTCTTCAAAAGAAACATCCCCACAAAGTTTGCCTGCTTCATTTCTGTTCATTCCAACATCAATGACAACTGCCCCATCCTTCACATGTTCCGCGTTAATAAAGTTTGGAATCCCGACAGCGGAAATAAGGATGTCTGCCTGTTTTGTATGGAATTCTAAATCTTTGGTTCTAGAGTGACAATACGTTACTGTTGCATGTTGATTAAGGAACAATTGTCCAACGGGCTTTCCGACAATATTGCTTCTTCCAACAACAACAACATGCTTCCCAGGGATGGAAATACCTGTTTCCTCAAGTAACACCATAATTCCGTAGGGGGTACAAGGCAAGAAAGCATTCTGGCCAGTCATCATCCTGCCAATATTAATTGGATGGAAACCATCAACATCCTTTAAAGGGGAGATGGCTTCAATAACCTTTCTTTCATCTATCTGCTTTGGAAGCGGTAATTGAACTAAAATTCCATGAATTTTGGGATCAGCATTCAATTCTTCAATTTTAACCAATAATTCCCTTTCGGTAATTTCCTCTTCCATTTTTATTAATAAAGTGTACATACCAAGTTCATT belongs to Neobacillus sp. OS1-2 and includes:
- a CDS encoding exodeoxyribonuclease VII small subunit, whose translation is MTNESTITFEEAMVKLEQIVEKLEEGDVPLEKAILFYKDGMELSKLCHDKLKSVEEQLTQIITEDGRTESFSIEEE
- a CDS encoding farnesyl diphosphate synthase, producing the protein METGLLDAFAQEYKHLLDSELRALVEKLDAPSIIKESMIYSLEAGGKRIRPLLLFATLDAFGIDPKKGLPVAAAIEMIHTYSLIHDDLPSMDNDDLRRGKPTNHKVFGDAIAILAGDALLTYSFEVIGLLPNEFASADKKIKLVVEMAKAAGTEGMVGGQVADMEGEGKNLTLKELEYIHIHKTGKLLRFSVIAGAILAGASQVQLNHLSGFAHHLGLAFQIQDDILDLIGNPQLIGKPVGSDTINHKSTYPQLLSMDGARAALHNQINLSEEYLKKTGIMTNLLREITELVASRDH
- the dxs gene encoding 1-deoxy-D-xylulose-5-phosphate synthase, with amino-acid sequence MDLLSIKDPSFLKRMSNKELEVLSQEIRQFLVEKLSVTGGHIGPNLGVVELTIALHKCFDSPKDKIIWDVGHQSYVHKILTGRAREFDSLRQFKGLCGFPKRIESEHDVWETGHSSTSLSAAMGMAIARDLKKEKSFVVPVIGDGALTGGMALEALNHIGHEKKDMIVILNDNEMSIAPNVGAVHNILGQLRTAGKYQWVKDELEVLLKKVPAVGGKLAATAERIKDSLKYLVVSGMFFEELGFTYLGPIDGHNYDALFENLSYAKKTEGPVLLHVITKKGKGYQPAESDKTGTWHGTGPYKIDTGDFVKPAKKQPPAWSSLVSETVRKLARSDERIVAITPAMPVGSKLEGFASEFPDRMYDVGIAEQHAATVAAGLATQKMKPFLAIYSTFLQRAYDQVVHDICRQNLNVFIGIDRAGLVGADGETHQGVFDIAFLRHVPNIVLMMPKDENEGQHMVYTALNYDDGPIALRFPRGNGLGVALDEELSAIPIGTWEVLKDGDDAAILTFGTTIPMAMEAAVALEKKGISVRVVNARFIKPLDGKMLTSLLEKDIPLLTIEEAVLQGGFGSAVLEFAHDHSFYQAKIDRIGIPDQFVEHGDVGSLLEEIGLTTDAVIQRISTLARKKQQRA
- the folD gene encoding bifunctional methylenetetrahydrofolate dehydrogenase/methenyltetrahydrofolate cyclohydrolase FolD, which codes for MTAQIINGQEIAAKKRVEIAKKVEDLKSQGVTPGLAVILVGNNHASQTYVKSKEKACNELGMYTLLIKMEEEITERELLVKIEELNADPKIHGILVQLPLPKQIDERKVIEAISPLKDVDGFHPINIGRMMTGQNAFLPCTPYGIMVLLEETGISIPGKHVVVVGRSNIVGKPVGQLFLNQHATVTYCHSRTKDLEFHTKQADILISAVGIPNFINAEHVKDGAVVIDVGMNRNEAGKLCGDVSFEEVSEKAGYITPVPKGVGPMTITMLMYNTLKSAAESFARI
- the xseA gene encoding exodeoxyribonuclease VII large subunit, giving the protein MQEQRYLSVNALTKYIKRKFDADPHLRDIHVRGEISNFKQHSSGHMYFTLKDEKARILAVMFASQSRFMKFSPENGMKVIVKGDITVYEPSGQYQIYIKEMQPDGIGELFLAYEQLKQKLEAEGLFAQEAKQAIPMYPRTVGVITSPTGAAIRDVITTIKRRYPIATVLVFPALVQGDNAAPSIVKAIEKANNMKEIDVLIVGRGGGSIEELWAFNEELTARAIFASKIPIISAVGHETDFTIADFVADLRAPTPTGAAELAVPHLDELMDRILQRQTRLLRAMNGKFQFEKERLHRVQKSYAFRYPHRLYEQKLEQLDKLTEMLVRGTSRLSILKKDQHEVLHKRLQRNHPDQALSKAKINFDRTQKDMKRSMLQILSKKQTDFDRILSTLQALSPLKIMERGFSLAYSEDNRLVKSVKQVKENEQVQIQLTDGSLFCKVEKIKERENSDQ